The Methanohalophilus portucalensis genome window below encodes:
- a CDS encoding DNA polymerase II large subunit, giving the protein MGDIVVSETMQKYFDLMEGVLHNEIEIANRARSQGKDPKPETEIPLAKDLADRVENLIGVEGVAGRIRELETDLSREEAALALGKDIAAGNVGNFDTKREAIESAIRVAIAMLTEGVVAAPIEGIDRVDLGKNDDGTEYIKIYYAGPIRSAGGTAQALSVLVGDYVRRGIGVDRYKPRKEEVERYVEEILLYRRIATLQYMPSEDEIRLIVDNCPICIDGEPTEQEEVEGYRNLDRIETNRVRGGMALVLAEGLALKAPKVQKHVNKLKIDGWEWLDTFISGGSSDEEDKDEKNKVKPKDKYMRDLIAGRPVFSHPSRPGGFRLRYGRSRNTSFAASGINPAGMVIMDNFIVAGTQLKIERPGKAAGMAPVDSIEGPTVRLYNGDVLRIDDEKTAIELHSQVETIIDIGEILINYGDFLENNHPLIPASYCVEWWAQEFLKKTGQNAPENPNQHEVMDICNRYNLPLHPDYTYIWHDIERDEFLKLAEFIAKNGIKEDQGNRLFLPEGKAKEHGIKTILEKLLVLHRIYDNKIAIENPLPFINCLGLGEDLKKQWEELPCEDILECIIKLSGWTVREKAPMRIGARMGRPEKANRRKMSPAPHVLFPIGESGGNTRMLSSAASYKANNNSKVGEIKIEIGNRICPSCGMETHEFRCECGTHTIPKLFCPRCGRAVNKDICPKCKAATSCVTAHNINFKTVYDRAFERLGERNKLESFKGVKRMMSKHMTPEPLEKGILRAKHDLFTFKDGTVRYDMSDLPLTHIRADELGTTAEKLLEMGYEKDIRGNKLERDDQVVTLNVQDLVVSRGAAEYILQTTKYIDDLLVKYYGLEPYYKAETIEDIIGVMLIGLAPHTSAGVLGRLVGFTKSSVGYAHPFFHAAKRRNCDGDEDCVMLLMDGLINFSHEYLPDKRGGKMDAPLVLTTRIDPSEVDKEAHNIDVCSSYPLEFYETSLNYTNPKELEETMDLVSSRLGTPTQFDGFMFTHDTSDIAAGPVKSAYKTLGSMVEKMDAQLSLAEKIRAVDVADVAERVLISHFLPDLFGNLRAFSRQGTRCVKCGGKFRRAPLTGTCPHCGGRVILTVHEGAVKKYLEVSLKVAKKYNVSSYTQQRIELIGYDIESLFKNDKSKQMGLADYM; this is encoded by the coding sequence ATGGGAGACATTGTAGTAAGCGAAACCATGCAGAAATACTTCGACCTGATGGAAGGAGTGCTGCACAATGAAATTGAAATAGCAAACAGGGCACGTTCCCAGGGAAAGGATCCAAAACCCGAAACAGAAATACCCCTGGCTAAAGATCTGGCAGACCGGGTAGAAAATCTCATCGGGGTTGAAGGTGTAGCCGGGCGTATACGGGAACTGGAAACTGATCTTTCGCGGGAAGAAGCAGCCCTGGCCCTTGGAAAAGATATCGCTGCTGGCAATGTGGGAAATTTTGATACAAAACGTGAAGCAATAGAGAGCGCCATCAGAGTGGCGATTGCAATGCTTACCGAAGGCGTAGTTGCCGCACCAATCGAGGGGATCGACAGGGTAGACCTGGGCAAAAATGATGATGGCACGGAATATATCAAGATATACTACGCAGGACCTATACGCAGTGCCGGTGGTACGGCACAGGCCCTTTCTGTACTTGTGGGAGATTATGTCAGGAGAGGAATCGGTGTTGACAGGTACAAACCCCGTAAGGAAGAAGTTGAAAGATATGTCGAAGAAATTTTGCTGTACAGAAGAATTGCCACCCTCCAGTACATGCCCTCGGAAGATGAGATACGTCTGATCGTTGATAATTGTCCTATTTGCATAGATGGAGAGCCCACTGAACAGGAAGAAGTTGAAGGTTACAGAAACCTTGACAGGATCGAAACAAACAGGGTTCGCGGTGGGATGGCACTCGTACTTGCCGAGGGGTTGGCCCTAAAAGCTCCAAAAGTACAAAAACATGTGAACAAACTCAAAATAGACGGATGGGAATGGCTGGATACGTTCATTTCTGGAGGGAGTTCAGACGAGGAAGATAAAGATGAGAAAAACAAGGTCAAGCCCAAGGATAAATATATGCGGGACCTCATTGCAGGCAGACCTGTGTTTTCCCACCCATCCAGACCTGGTGGATTCAGGCTGCGCTATGGCAGGTCACGCAACACATCATTTGCGGCATCCGGCATAAATCCCGCAGGCATGGTAATAATGGATAATTTCATCGTTGCCGGCACCCAGCTGAAAATAGAAAGACCCGGAAAAGCTGCCGGAATGGCACCTGTAGACTCTATCGAAGGACCAACCGTGCGTCTCTACAATGGAGATGTACTACGGATAGATGATGAAAAAACTGCAATCGAGTTACATTCACAGGTGGAAACCATTATCGACATTGGTGAAATACTTATCAATTATGGGGATTTCCTGGAAAATAATCATCCACTTATACCTGCATCTTACTGTGTGGAATGGTGGGCACAGGAATTCTTAAAAAAAACTGGCCAGAATGCTCCTGAAAATCCAAACCAGCATGAAGTAATGGATATTTGTAACCGTTATAATCTTCCCCTACACCCTGATTATACCTATATCTGGCATGACATTGAAAGAGACGAATTCCTAAAACTTGCAGAATTCATTGCTAAAAATGGCATAAAAGAAGACCAGGGAAATCGACTGTTTCTACCTGAAGGAAAAGCAAAGGAGCATGGAATAAAAACGATACTGGAAAAACTTCTCGTATTACACCGGATTTATGATAACAAAATTGCAATCGAGAATCCTTTGCCTTTTATAAATTGTCTCGGACTTGGAGAGGATCTGAAAAAACAGTGGGAAGAATTACCTTGTGAAGATATCCTTGAATGTATCATTAAACTCTCTGGATGGACTGTCAGAGAGAAAGCACCAATGCGCATTGGGGCAAGGATGGGAAGACCCGAAAAAGCTAATCGGCGTAAAATGTCCCCTGCCCCGCATGTATTGTTTCCGATAGGTGAAAGCGGCGGAAACACCCGCATGCTCTCAAGTGCCGCATCCTATAAAGCCAACAACAACAGCAAAGTGGGCGAAATAAAAATAGAGATAGGAAACCGTATTTGTCCATCCTGTGGAATGGAAACCCATGAATTCAGATGTGAATGTGGCACCCATACAATCCCAAAACTTTTCTGCCCCCGTTGTGGCAGGGCTGTCAATAAGGACATCTGTCCAAAATGTAAAGCCGCCACATCCTGTGTAACCGCACACAACATAAATTTCAAAACGGTATATGACAGGGCATTTGAGAGGCTGGGGGAACGAAATAAACTGGAATCCTTCAAAGGTGTAAAAAGGATGATGTCAAAGCACATGACCCCTGAGCCTCTCGAAAAAGGAATCCTTCGAGCAAAACATGACCTTTTTACATTCAAGGATGGAACTGTCAGATACGATATGTCGGACCTTCCCCTGACACATATCCGGGCCGATGAACTGGGAACCACAGCTGAAAAACTTCTTGAAATGGGATATGAGAAAGATATTCGCGGCAATAAACTGGAAAGGGATGACCAGGTTGTAACCCTTAATGTACAGGATTTGGTGGTGTCCCGGGGTGCGGCAGAGTACATACTTCAAACTACAAAATACATTGATGACCTGCTGGTGAAGTATTATGGACTTGAACCCTATTACAAAGCAGAAACTATAGAGGACATTATAGGGGTGATGCTAATCGGTCTGGCTCCACATACATCAGCGGGAGTTCTGGGCAGATTGGTAGGATTCACAAAATCATCCGTAGGATATGCACATCCTTTCTTCCATGCAGCAAAACGGCGTAATTGCGATGGTGATGAGGATTGTGTGATGTTGCTTATGGATGGCCTGATTAACTTTTCGCATGAATACCTTCCTGATAAAAGGGGAGGAAAGATGGATGCACCCCTTGTGCTTACAACCAGGATTGACCCCAGTGAAGTCGATAAGGAAGCGCATAATATTGATGTTTGTTCCTCTTATCCTCTGGAATTTTATGAAACTTCCTTGAATTATACAAATCCCAAGGAACTGGAAGAAACCATGGACCTGGTCAGCAGCAGGTTAGGGACTCCGACACAGTTTGACGGATTCATGTTTACACACGATACTTCGGATATTGCCGCAGGGCCGGTCAAAAGTGCATACAAGACGCTGGGTTCTATGGTGGAAAAAATGGATGCCCAACTCTCCCTCGCGGAAAAAATACGTGCAGTTGATGTGGCAGATGTGGCTGAAAGAGTTCTTATATCCCACTTCCTCCCCGATCTTTTTGGCAACCTCAGGGCATTTTCCAGGCAGGGGACACGGTGTGTCAAATGTGGCGGGAAATTCAGAAGGGCACCGCTTACTGGTACATGCCCACATTGTGGCGGAAGAGTCATACTGACTGTTCATGAAGGAGCGGTCAAGAAATATCTTGAAGTGTCACTGAAGGTTGCAAAAAAGTATAATGTATCAAGTTATACGCAGCAGCGCATCGAACTTATCGGATACGATATCGAGTCGTTGTTTAAGAACGATAAATCAAAACAGATGGGACTTGCGGATTATATGTAA